One Thalassoglobus sp. JC818 genomic region harbors:
- a CDS encoding citrate/2-methylcitrate synthase, producing MAQEIYHPGLRGVIAGETEICRLDDGIQYRGYCLHELSEGASFLEVAYLLLFDELPSEEQFADFLTVINEEQQLPPIIEHMFERIPVHNSPLEVLRTGIGLLSHFDPQPSESLLCAGHTQTIRLMARIPLLIGCWHRSRLGLPVLQPKPELSYISNVYYVITGEVPSSLFERALDVAFVVCAEHEFNPSTYVARIVGSTRCSQYGPILAALDAFIGMSHGGGGDGPLDLLDEVREPSEASKWISQQRANAEFPGFGHPVYQECDPRASILEVECERLARASNRQDMEKLAEEIERVIWEERQLPPNVDWPLCRLFSYLGLDRDLFRPLFAAARVVGWSAHALEQCETNEVIRPRARYRGAVNCRFEPLRMRAD from the coding sequence ATGGCACAAGAAATTTATCATCCCGGACTACGTGGCGTGATTGCCGGTGAGACGGAAATCTGTCGTCTGGATGACGGAATTCAATATCGAGGGTACTGCCTGCACGAACTCTCGGAAGGTGCCTCCTTTCTTGAAGTTGCCTATCTTCTGCTGTTTGATGAACTCCCCAGCGAAGAACAGTTTGCGGACTTTCTAACGGTCATCAATGAAGAACAGCAATTGCCGCCGATCATCGAACACATGTTCGAGCGCATTCCAGTTCATAACTCTCCGCTGGAAGTTCTTCGGACTGGCATTGGACTTCTGAGTCACTTCGATCCTCAGCCCAGCGAAAGCCTGCTGTGCGCCGGGCACACTCAGACGATTCGGTTGATGGCGAGAATTCCACTGCTGATCGGCTGCTGGCACCGCTCCAGATTGGGGCTTCCTGTCCTGCAGCCGAAGCCGGAGCTGAGCTACATCTCGAACGTTTACTATGTCATCACCGGAGAGGTGCCCAGTTCTCTGTTTGAACGTGCACTCGACGTGGCGTTCGTTGTATGCGCTGAACACGAATTCAATCCGTCGACCTACGTAGCACGAATCGTCGGCTCAACGAGATGCTCACAATACGGACCGATTCTGGCAGCACTCGATGCGTTTATTGGAATGTCTCATGGCGGAGGTGGCGACGGTCCTCTCGATCTGCTCGACGAAGTCCGGGAACCGTCCGAAGCATCCAAATGGATCTCTCAGCAACGAGCGAATGCAGAGTTCCCCGGGTTTGGGCATCCGGTCTATCAGGAATGCGATCCTCGGGCTTCGATTCTGGAAGTTGAATGCGAACGACTTGCGCGAGCTTCGAATCGTCAGGATATGGAAAAGCTCGCTGAAGAAATTGAACGAGTCATTTGGGAAGAGCGACAACTGCCACCAAATGTCGACTGGCCACTGTGTCGGCTTTTTTCGTACCTCGGTCTCGATCGAGATCTCTTTCGGCCATTGTTCGCGGCAGCTCGCGTTGTCGGTTGGAGTGCACACGCACTAGAGCAGTGTGAGACGAACGAAGTGATTCGTCCCCGAGCGCGATATCGCGGTGCAGTGAACTGCCGATTTGAACCCCTCCGCATGCGGGCTGACTGA
- a CDS encoding family 16 glycoside hydrolase, with protein sequence MRFLRLASFLVACACFHSADAGEPVSLIKGDSLEGWTQRGGEAKYSIKNGVIVGESVVNTPNSFLCTDRDYSDFILDVDLKVDMGLNSGIQIRSHVAEEPQVVETKTSSGQIRKKTIPVGRVHGYQVEIDTSERAWSGGIYDEGRRGWLNDLSGDQNEAARKAFKNGEWNHYRIQAIGNSIKTWVNGVPAADLTDGMDASGFIALQVHGIGDNASRAGTKVRWKNIQIQEVKADETAKKEYIDYSGSKGAGVGKKVVLIAGDEEYRSEETLPQLALILSKQHGFDCRVVFPINPETGFIDPNYGENIPGLEALEDADLMIIATRFRALPDEQMQYIDRYLQRGGPVLGLRTATHAFNFPKGSSWSHYSNGYNGPKEAWQDGFGRLVLGEKWISHHGKHKSQSTRGVIVEDQSGHPILRGVEGIWGPTDVYGVRLPLPGDSQPLVLGQVVNRAGEATEGDPLYGMRDTDTELDDSKNDPMMPIVWTKSYQVPEGEVGQVVTTTMGSSTDLVNDGFRQLVVNSVLWLTGLEEQIPTTGASSEIVGEFVPTAFEFRRGDYWPTRQMTVESIEAE encoded by the coding sequence ATGAGATTTCTACGGCTCGCGAGTTTTCTTGTCGCTTGTGCTTGCTTTCATAGTGCCGATGCCGGAGAGCCGGTCTCGCTGATCAAGGGAGATTCGCTCGAAGGTTGGACGCAGCGAGGCGGCGAAGCGAAGTACTCGATTAAGAACGGCGTGATCGTCGGGGAATCAGTCGTCAACACCCCGAACAGCTTCCTGTGTACCGACCGGGATTACTCTGACTTCATTCTGGATGTTGATCTCAAGGTCGACATGGGACTGAACTCTGGAATTCAGATTCGAAGCCATGTGGCTGAAGAACCACAAGTCGTTGAGACCAAAACCTCGAGCGGACAGATTCGCAAGAAGACCATTCCCGTCGGTCGAGTTCACGGTTATCAAGTCGAAATCGACACGTCCGAACGAGCCTGGTCTGGGGGAATCTACGATGAAGGACGTCGCGGCTGGTTGAACGATCTCTCCGGCGACCAGAACGAAGCAGCGAGAAAAGCGTTCAAGAATGGTGAGTGGAATCACTACCGGATTCAGGCGATCGGAAACTCGATCAAGACCTGGGTTAATGGAGTGCCAGCTGCGGATTTGACGGATGGCATGGATGCTTCAGGTTTCATCGCATTGCAAGTTCATGGAATTGGAGACAATGCATCCCGAGCTGGTACGAAGGTGCGTTGGAAGAACATTCAGATTCAAGAAGTCAAAGCGGACGAAACTGCGAAGAAAGAGTACATCGATTACTCGGGTAGCAAAGGTGCGGGCGTCGGCAAGAAAGTTGTTCTCATTGCTGGCGATGAAGAATATCGCTCAGAAGAGACGCTTCCTCAGCTTGCTTTGATTCTGTCGAAACAGCATGGGTTTGATTGCCGCGTTGTCTTTCCCATCAACCCTGAAACAGGTTTTATTGACCCCAACTACGGCGAGAACATTCCAGGGCTTGAAGCTCTCGAAGATGCTGATTTGATGATCATTGCCACTCGCTTCCGAGCTCTTCCGGATGAACAGATGCAGTACATTGACCGGTACCTGCAACGTGGCGGACCCGTGTTGGGATTGCGGACAGCGACACATGCGTTCAACTTCCCGAAAGGGAGTTCGTGGTCACACTACAGCAACGGCTACAACGGTCCCAAAGAAGCTTGGCAAGACGGATTCGGTCGGCTCGTGCTGGGCGAAAAGTGGATCAGTCACCACGGAAAACACAAATCTCAAAGCACACGTGGAGTGATCGTCGAAGATCAATCGGGTCATCCGATTCTCAGAGGTGTCGAAGGAATCTGGGGACCGACCGACGTTTACGGAGTCCGGTTGCCACTTCCGGGAGACTCACAACCGCTCGTTTTGGGGCAAGTCGTCAATCGCGCCGGTGAAGCCACTGAAGGTGATCCGCTGTATGGGATGAGAGATACCGACACAGAGCTTGATGACTCTAAGAATGATCCAATGATGCCCATCGTCTGGACGAAGAGCTATCAGGTGCCAGAAGGAGAAGTCGGTCAAGTCGTGACAACGACCATGGGCTCTTCGACAGACCTGGTCAATGATGGTTTCCGTCAACTCGTCGTGAACTCAGTTTTGTGGCTGACCGGTTTGGAAGAACAGATTCCAACAACCGGTGCTTCCTCAGAAATCGTCGGAGAGTTTGTTCCGACAGCTTTCGAGTTTCGACGAGGAGACTACTGGCCAACTCGTCAAATGACTGTCGAGTCGATCGAAGCCGAGTAA
- a CDS encoding DUF2079 domain-containing protein, which translates to MISQRAFFALLLQIVAVTVFVGFVLESSMASSAFFSESLREGIVESLGGTIAPVSSDRDGSLNWLAVLLVGLLTSFVVNLSVACSGWIGANGSAVSLSEVFVKTGRRSWLLLVWSVLWLIAFLSPVFTSLMIGLVNLVFGLFLAGWCYEVLDRRNWSQPPIDEASEKSQRRRAMFFLGIGMILFTVVSVGMNWCLWFNLRIPHGDSVMYEEHLWNVLHGKGFRSYLDQGLFWGEHIQFAHLFLLPVYAIWPSHLLLELCESLMLASGAVPVYLLTRKNLGDAKAACLMGIAYLLYFPMHFLDIAIDLKTFRPIVFGVPAMFWAIYASETRRWKTMVACFLVCLAAKEDYAIVIAPFGLWMACTEWLQSKRKKTERDAARIWFGITTCVLATIYLLVVVKFAIPYFRSWETVHYARYFEAFGKTPTEIVTNMVLNPRLLLGQLVTVGSVVYLLRLLVPLGIPFRAWSQLLVALPLFMLLCLNNLAMQPPGPYHHFHAPIVPILVWSAAVVVGSDFARTGKGTMAKWVVSCSFATTLLFGFSPLSIHFWDSGHEMYWKSLYVQDDRAKHLETILERIPLNARVASTDFVHARLTHQERSYDYSDYPRKVANYEDRVPTDTDLIIIDRRHRYSIGVYDDISKLRELVNEPDEWELLPDETDGYFAVLKRKSSSIQLK; encoded by the coding sequence ATGATTTCTCAACGAGCTTTCTTCGCGCTGCTGCTGCAAATCGTCGCAGTGACGGTTTTTGTCGGTTTCGTTCTTGAGTCGTCGATGGCTTCAAGCGCATTCTTTTCAGAATCGCTGCGAGAAGGAATTGTGGAGAGCCTGGGGGGAACGATCGCTCCAGTCTCTTCCGATCGAGATGGCAGCTTGAACTGGCTGGCAGTTTTACTCGTCGGTCTGTTGACAAGCTTCGTGGTGAATCTGTCGGTCGCTTGCTCCGGCTGGATCGGGGCAAACGGTTCAGCAGTCAGTCTTTCCGAAGTCTTCGTGAAGACCGGCAGGCGGTCATGGTTGCTGCTGGTTTGGTCGGTCCTCTGGCTGATTGCATTTCTCTCTCCTGTCTTCACAAGTTTAATGATCGGCTTGGTCAATCTTGTCTTCGGGCTCTTCCTTGCTGGCTGGTGCTATGAAGTACTCGACCGCAGGAATTGGAGCCAGCCACCGATCGATGAAGCATCTGAGAAGTCGCAGCGACGACGTGCGATGTTCTTCCTGGGAATCGGGATGATTCTCTTTACCGTCGTTTCCGTAGGCATGAACTGGTGTCTCTGGTTCAATTTGCGGATTCCCCACGGTGATTCAGTGATGTACGAAGAGCATCTCTGGAACGTTCTTCACGGAAAAGGATTTCGCAGCTACCTCGATCAGGGATTGTTCTGGGGTGAGCACATCCAGTTCGCCCACTTGTTCCTGCTGCCAGTGTACGCAATCTGGCCGTCGCACTTACTGCTTGAGCTTTGCGAGTCGCTGATGCTGGCGTCGGGTGCGGTACCGGTCTATTTGCTCACTCGCAAAAACTTAGGTGATGCGAAAGCAGCATGTTTGATGGGAATTGCCTACCTGTTGTATTTCCCAATGCACTTCCTCGACATCGCGATTGATTTGAAAACGTTTCGGCCGATCGTTTTCGGAGTTCCAGCGATGTTCTGGGCAATCTACGCATCGGAGACGCGTCGATGGAAAACGATGGTCGCGTGCTTCCTGGTTTGTCTCGCAGCCAAGGAAGACTACGCAATTGTCATTGCTCCGTTTGGATTGTGGATGGCCTGTACTGAATGGCTTCAATCAAAGCGAAAAAAGACTGAGCGGGATGCAGCAAGGATCTGGTTCGGAATCACCACTTGTGTGTTAGCGACCATTTATCTGCTCGTCGTTGTGAAGTTTGCGATTCCCTACTTCCGCAGTTGGGAAACGGTTCACTACGCCAGATACTTTGAAGCTTTCGGCAAGACGCCCACGGAAATTGTGACAAACATGGTGCTGAATCCGAGACTCTTGCTCGGGCAACTGGTCACGGTCGGTTCAGTCGTTTACCTGCTGCGTTTGCTTGTTCCCCTGGGGATTCCGTTTCGTGCCTGGTCGCAGTTGCTCGTCGCGCTGCCACTGTTCATGCTTTTGTGCTTAAACAATTTGGCGATGCAACCGCCGGGGCCGTACCACCATTTTCATGCTCCGATTGTCCCGATTCTAGTGTGGAGTGCCGCTGTTGTTGTGGGCTCTGACTTTGCTCGAACAGGGAAGGGAACAATGGCGAAGTGGGTTGTGAGTTGTTCATTCGCGACAACTCTCCTCTTCGGATTCTCGCCGCTAAGCATTCATTTCTGGGATTCCGGACACGAGATGTACTGGAAGAGTCTCTATGTTCAAGACGATCGTGCGAAACATCTCGAAACGATTCTCGAACGAATTCCACTCAATGCTCGCGTTGCTTCCACGGACTTCGTGCATGCTCGTTTGACGCATCAGGAAAGGTCGTACGACTACAGCGACTATCCGCGAAAGGTGGCCAACTACGAAGATCGAGTTCCCACCGACACTGATCTCATCATCATCGACAGGCGACATCGCTACAGCATTGGTGTGTATGACGACATCTCGAAGCTGCGGGAACTGGTCAATGAGCCCGATGAGTGGGAGTTGCTTCCCGACGAAACAGACGGTTATTTCGCAGTCTTAAAGCGGAAGTCGTCCTCGATTCAACTGAAGTAG
- a CDS encoding ABC transporter ATP-binding protein, producing the protein MTDGLRVQQLTKHFESAAGELTILQDAELSMSTGDSVVITGPSGSGKSTLLYIIGMLDQPSSGTVSLNGVDFGSLSSADQAQFRNQQIGFVFQDHHLLPQCTVLENVLLPTLAGFMDRADAVDRAKQLLERVGLSERIQHFPAMLSGGERQRVAVCRSLINQPVLLLADEPTGNLDPVTAESVGSLLLEVSNEQQTMLVCVTHSMELANRFPVRYELTHGKLVEVSNREDQSAEANA; encoded by the coding sequence ATGACAGATGGACTGAGAGTCCAGCAGTTGACCAAGCACTTTGAATCAGCTGCTGGCGAATTGACCATTCTCCAAGACGCTGAATTGTCCATGTCGACGGGAGACTCTGTGGTCATTACCGGCCCTTCGGGTTCCGGGAAAAGCACTCTGCTCTACATCATTGGAATGCTGGACCAACCGAGTTCAGGCACGGTTTCGCTGAATGGTGTCGACTTTGGTTCGCTCTCGTCGGCCGATCAGGCTCAATTTCGAAACCAGCAAATCGGTTTTGTCTTTCAGGACCACCATCTGCTCCCGCAGTGCACCGTTTTGGAAAACGTTCTCCTACCGACACTGGCAGGCTTCATGGATCGTGCTGACGCAGTCGATCGAGCGAAACAGCTTTTGGAACGTGTTGGTTTGTCAGAGCGAATTCAACACTTCCCAGCGATGCTCTCGGGCGGAGAACGTCAACGTGTGGCGGTTTGTCGTTCGCTGATCAATCAGCCAGTTCTTCTTCTAGCGGACGAACCGACCGGCAACCTTGACCCAGTGACGGCTGAATCGGTCGGCTCTTTGCTTCTCGAAGTTTCTAACGAACAACAAACAATGCTGGTCTGCGTGACGCATAGTATGGAACTCGCAAATCGCTTTCCGGTCCGCTACGAGTTGACCCACGGCAAGCTTGTCGAGGTCAGCAATCGAGAAGATCAATCAGCCGAGGCGAACGCATGA
- a CDS encoding collagen-like protein: MNKSFVKLWIFLSVLVAIVLGPYLVRDKSEVLIRRSDNLKKISEMTPSERDHLNRNFSAYETMTAQQRQQVLELHSELQTTAVSSDQQLREVMNTYMDWLQTLEPYQRDRLKQITDPLQRIEAIREIIQEQRVRHASQVTQRSLGREIDPRLRDWLRAMSSVPVLSDDSMQRLMDGVIELNPLLSTLDDRRELEQLQGLQHHLRLLEILRSRSDAFPGDRGPPGERGGPSGERGPPGERGPSGERGPPGFRGPFIFPEYRPILDSLVENFDRYVEDSEARDYLSDDSSKFPENFRLQGMLFKSMMLKAIGEERKSRRTTTADLKEDFDAISDAEQDELLSLSAVDFYRSLVSATETHDGVHHFDVMKAFLPIEMLHWSLNRRSKFGHPDRGDDDDRDGEGRGGFGFRGDGRPPEGRRQDNRGPDNRGPDDGRFRGSSNRFQRDFRDDSDKEPDSSEDEQSPE, translated from the coding sequence ATGAATAAATCCTTCGTAAAACTCTGGATCTTTTTGTCCGTCCTCGTAGCGATTGTTCTTGGACCGTATCTCGTCCGTGATAAGTCCGAGGTGCTCATTCGCCGTAGCGACAACCTGAAGAAGATTTCGGAGATGACTCCCTCCGAGCGAGATCACCTCAATCGCAACTTCTCTGCGTATGAGACGATGACCGCTCAGCAGAGACAACAGGTTTTGGAGTTGCACTCGGAACTTCAAACGACAGCTGTCTCGAGTGATCAACAGCTGCGCGAAGTCATGAATACGTATATGGACTGGTTGCAAACTCTGGAACCGTATCAGCGTGATCGCTTGAAACAAATCACCGATCCGTTGCAGCGAATAGAAGCCATTCGCGAAATCATTCAGGAGCAACGCGTCCGACATGCTTCTCAAGTGACGCAACGTTCTTTGGGACGAGAGATTGATCCCCGACTTCGCGACTGGCTCCGAGCGATGTCGAGCGTGCCGGTCCTGTCCGATGATTCGATGCAGCGTCTCATGGACGGAGTCATCGAGCTGAATCCGTTGCTCTCCACACTCGACGATCGTCGCGAACTCGAACAGCTTCAAGGACTACAGCATCACCTCCGACTTCTGGAAATCCTTCGCAGTCGGTCCGATGCATTCCCCGGAGACCGAGGTCCACCCGGTGAAAGAGGCGGCCCTTCGGGAGAACGTGGACCTCCCGGCGAGCGTGGCCCTTCTGGTGAACGCGGTCCGCCCGGTTTTCGCGGCCCATTCATCTTTCCCGAATACCGTCCTATTCTGGATTCGCTCGTTGAGAACTTCGATCGATACGTTGAAGATTCCGAAGCACGTGATTATCTCAGCGATGATTCGAGTAAGTTCCCTGAAAACTTTCGGCTTCAAGGAATGCTCTTTAAATCGATGATGTTGAAAGCGATTGGGGAAGAACGGAAATCACGCAGAACAACAACGGCTGACTTAAAAGAAGATTTCGACGCCATCAGTGATGCTGAGCAGGATGAACTCCTCAGCCTGTCGGCAGTCGACTTTTATCGGTCGCTTGTGTCGGCGACGGAGACTCATGACGGCGTCCACCATTTCGATGTCATGAAAGCGTTTCTGCCCATCGAAATGCTGCATTGGTCGCTCAATCGCCGTTCGAAGTTCGGACACCCAGATCGGGGAGACGACGACGATCGCGACGGAGAAGGCCGAGGCGGATTCGGCTTTCGAGGAGATGGCCGTCCGCCGGAGGGACGTCGACAAGACAACCGTGGTCCAGATAATCGTGGGCCTGATGATGGACGTTTTCGAGGCAGCTCGAATCGGTTTCAGCGAGATTTTCGGGACGACTCCGACAAAGAACCGGACAGTTCGGAAGACGAACAGTCCCCGGAGTAG
- a CDS encoding sigma-70 family RNA polymerase sigma factor — MTSSLSQPSYLHDPDVQLMLRVKDGDDGAFAQIVQRFQNRLVGVFTNMFADSSLAEDLAQEVFLRVYRAKQGYQPTAKLSTWIFQIAHNLASNSRRSKGRKKEVQFQQSLSGSQPVAFGEERLPENSSLMPTRQFEKSELQDRVQAAMSLLNERQRMAVLLHRFEGMSYADIGEAMELSPQAVKSLLSRARENLREALESFVQ; from the coding sequence GTGACATCTTCGCTGAGCCAGCCTTCCTATCTCCACGATCCTGACGTGCAACTTATGTTGCGAGTCAAGGACGGGGACGATGGTGCGTTTGCACAGATAGTCCAGCGGTTCCAAAACCGGCTGGTCGGTGTTTTCACAAATATGTTTGCCGATTCTTCGCTGGCGGAAGATCTCGCCCAGGAAGTCTTTCTTCGCGTTTATCGAGCCAAACAGGGATACCAACCGACCGCAAAACTCTCGACCTGGATTTTTCAGATTGCCCACAATCTGGCCAGTAACTCGAGACGTTCCAAAGGTCGCAAGAAGGAAGTTCAGTTCCAGCAATCGCTGAGCGGTTCACAACCCGTGGCGTTCGGTGAAGAACGGCTTCCTGAAAATTCCTCACTGATGCCAACCCGACAGTTCGAAAAATCCGAGTTACAAGATCGAGTCCAAGCTGCGATGTCGCTTTTAAATGAACGGCAACGGATGGCTGTTTTGCTTCATCGCTTTGAAGGGATGAGTTATGCCGACATCGGCGAAGCAATGGAATTATCCCCTCAAGCTGTGAAGTCATTACTGTCGAGGGCCCGGGAGAATCTTCGGGAAGCACTCGAATCATTCGTTCAATAA
- the eboE gene encoding metabolite traffic protein EboE, giving the protein MSLSTLPLSYCTNVHPGKTVEEIASGLTSFTIPARQQLGERIAAGLWLPASAISQIEEDSSKISQLQDVLNEGELVCYTLNTFPYGNFHSERVKEQVYLPDWTTQERLDYTISCANVLSELMPDGTEGSLSTVPLGFKGFERPSDFDGQCIQKLLQLAEHLDRLHDETGKVIRLAIEPEPLCVLETTPETIQFFEKLFTQAESQGLDQIARRHLGVCYDVCHQAVEFEDTAKSIEDLTAKGIRINKVHITCAIDVKSPWERPAAREQLKQFVEQRYLHQSFARSASGIVSVTDLSADLCDNPPEDFQNADAWRIHFHVPVDAEAIGELGTTRPDLEKALSAVAKLDYAPHLEVETYTWNVLPGERDIPLVEGLVGELRATRELLKRIGSD; this is encoded by the coding sequence ATGTCTCTCAGCACCTTGCCGCTCAGCTATTGCACAAACGTTCATCCTGGAAAAACCGTCGAAGAGATTGCTTCTGGTCTGACAAGTTTCACAATCCCAGCACGGCAACAACTCGGAGAGCGGATCGCAGCCGGCCTGTGGTTGCCAGCTTCGGCCATTTCGCAGATCGAGGAGGACTCCTCAAAAATCTCCCAGTTGCAAGACGTTCTCAACGAGGGCGAACTCGTTTGCTATACGCTGAATACGTTCCCATACGGGAATTTTCACAGCGAAAGAGTCAAAGAACAGGTCTATTTGCCTGACTGGACGACTCAGGAACGGCTCGACTACACGATTTCCTGTGCGAACGTTTTGTCAGAGCTGATGCCGGACGGCACGGAAGGCAGCTTGTCGACAGTTCCCCTCGGGTTCAAAGGATTTGAAAGACCATCTGATTTTGACGGTCAATGCATTCAAAAGTTGTTACAGCTTGCGGAACACCTTGATCGACTGCATGATGAAACCGGAAAAGTCATCCGACTGGCAATCGAGCCGGAACCGTTGTGCGTTCTCGAAACGACACCGGAAACGATTCAATTCTTCGAGAAGTTGTTCACCCAAGCTGAAAGTCAGGGGCTAGACCAGATCGCGAGGCGGCATCTCGGGGTCTGTTACGACGTCTGCCATCAAGCTGTCGAATTCGAAGACACTGCCAAGTCGATTGAAGATCTAACGGCCAAGGGGATTCGGATCAATAAGGTACACATCACCTGTGCCATCGACGTGAAGAGTCCATGGGAACGGCCGGCGGCACGAGAACAGCTCAAGCAATTCGTAGAGCAGCGGTATCTGCATCAAAGCTTCGCCAGATCCGCGAGCGGAATCGTGTCAGTGACTGATCTCTCGGCGGATCTGTGTGACAATCCCCCGGAAGACTTCCAGAATGCAGACGCATGGAGAATCCATTTCCATGTGCCGGTCGATGCGGAAGCGATCGGCGAGCTGGGGACAACTCGACCGGATCTCGAGAAGGCACTGTCTGCTGTTGCGAAGCTTGATTACGCACCGCATCTCGAAGTGGAAACGTACACTTGGAACGTACTTCCAGGAGAGCGAGACATTCCGCTGGTCGAAGGACTGGTCGGAGAGTTGCGAGCGACTCGCGAACTGCTGAAGCGAATCGGCAGCGACTGA
- a CDS encoding small basic protein encodes MSVDKSLRGGGRLARSRNVLKRSERIEKLKEQDRWIDSQSPYGLPKVRIVKVVAGKKKKKKKDEDEDK; translated from the coding sequence ATGAGTGTTGACAAGAGTTTACGAGGTGGCGGCCGGCTGGCTCGATCACGCAACGTCTTGAAGAGAAGCGAGCGCATCGAAAAGCTGAAAGAGCAGGACCGATGGATCGACTCTCAAAGTCCATACGGCTTGCCGAAAGTCCGTATCGTCAAAGTTGTGGCTGGTAAGAAAAAGAAGAAGAAGAAAGACGAAGACGAAGACAAGTAA
- a CDS encoding DUF2752 domain-containing protein, with protein MRDSKIPSFPLTLPLKILLILAELGILFGFGLAASVEPDPRGFGTHQQFGLPPCTIRTLFGVNCPSCGGTTSVANFVRGRWITSAKANLAVFLLSLTCLASLPWGIVSLRSGTLFGIEDPTKVSLFLMTVIIGVALLQWTVQFVWF; from the coding sequence ATGCGTGATTCGAAGATTCCTTCATTTCCCCTCACACTTCCCCTCAAAATTCTCCTGATCCTCGCCGAGCTCGGAATCCTTTTCGGATTCGGACTGGCAGCGTCGGTCGAACCTGACCCACGTGGATTCGGAACCCACCAGCAATTCGGACTTCCTCCGTGCACGATCCGGACACTCTTCGGAGTCAACTGCCCCAGTTGTGGCGGGACGACGAGTGTGGCCAACTTTGTCCGTGGACGTTGGATCACTTCGGCGAAAGCCAATCTGGCGGTATTCCTGCTGTCACTGACCTGCCTGGCGTCACTGCCATGGGGGATCGTGAGTTTGCGAAGCGGAACGTTGTTTGGGATTGAAGATCCGACCAAGGTTTCCCTGTTCCTGATGACGGTGATCATTGGTGTCGCTCTTCTTCAGTGGACAGTCCAGTTTGTTTGGTTTTAG
- a CDS encoding cold-shock protein, whose translation MATGRIRKLAEKGFGFIETDKGDLFFHMSSLQGCRFEDLSEGQEVEFERGQGPKGPRAENVKLVG comes from the coding sequence ATGGCCACTGGTCGCATCCGTAAACTTGCGGAAAAAGGGTTTGGTTTCATCGAAACTGACAAAGGAGATCTGTTCTTCCACATGTCTTCACTGCAGGGCTGCCGATTTGAGGATTTGTCTGAAGGACAGGAAGTTGAATTTGAACGCGGTCAGGGTCCAAAGGGTCCACGCGCCGAGAACGTGAAGCTGGTGGGATAA